One Gemmatimonadota bacterium genomic window, CGAGTACTTCCTCGCGCCGGTCGTGCTCGAAGTCGACATCGATATCGGGCGCTTCGGTCATCCCGTCGACCCGGGCTTCGGACAGGAACCGTTCGAACAAGAGTCCATGTTTGACCGGATCGACCGCGGTGATGCCGAGGCAGTAGGCCACGGTGGAGTTGGCGGCGCTCCCGCGGCCTTGGGCCAGGATGTTCCGTTCGCGCGCAAACCGGACCGCGTCCCACATCACCAAAAAAAATCCGGAATAGCCCAACCGGGCGATGACGTGGAGCTCGTGGTCGATCTGGGTGATTTCCTTGGCGCCGGGTTGGCCCCACCGCTCCCGGGCTCCTTCGAGTGCGAGGTGCCGAATGAAGCTGTCGTTGTCGTGTCCCGCCGGCACGCTGAAGGTCGGGAGCGGCGGTCGGACCCACCGGAGGTTGAACTCGCATTGGTCCGCGAGGTCGGCTGCCGTTTCGAGTCCGGCTTCCGCTCCGCGCCACCGGACGGCCATCTGCTCGGGCGAGAGCAGCATCCACTCGCCGTTCGGGTGGAGCAGGCCTTGGTCGGTGGCCGCGGGGACGGTGGTGCCGTGGCGGAGGGCCGTGAGCACTTCGTGGACCAGCCGGGTTCCGGGGTCGATATAGCGGGGGTTCCGAGTGGCGAACCAGGGCACGCCACGGTGTTTCGACAACCGAATCAGCGCGCCGGCCAGGGCCTCTTCCCGGCGCCCCGCGTAGTGGAGTCCCACTTCGATGGCGACCCGGTCCCCGAAGGCGGAGCGATAGCGCGCGAGGAGCGCGTCGGCGTCGGCGGGGCGGCGGTCGAGAATCGCGGTGGCCAAGGCGCCCGAGGCCGGCCCGGTCAGGAGGTGGAGTCCCTCATGGCGATGGGCCACGTCGTCCCAGGTGAGTTCTGGCCGGCCCCGGGTGGCGGTACGCTTGGTCCACCGGCGGAGATTCCCGACGCGCGAGTGCGTGATCAGGGCCGCCAAGTTCTGGAAGCCGATGGCGGACCGGACCAAGAGGGCCATCGGGCGGCCGTCCACGACGAGCTGGGCCCCGATGACCGGCCGGAGGCCTTGCTCTCGGCAGGTGACCCCGAACCGGACGATGCCGCCCAGGTCGGCGCTGTCGGTCAGGCCGACGGCGTGATAGCCTAACGCCTTGGCGTGACGGGCCAGCGCTTCGGGCGACACGCCCCCGTCGCCGAAGGAAAACGCCGAGTGACAGCGGAGTTCGACGAACATGGTCAGTCCCACCACCCGGCCAAGTGCCAGCGGCCGGAAGCCAGGTCGCGGTACAACAGCACCATGACGCCATCGTCCCGGATCCCGTGGAAATAGTCGCGCTCGAACCGGGTGTCGTCGAACCCGCCGGCAATTCGGTCGGGTCCCAAACTCACGGTGAGTGCGTAGGTGCGGGTGCCGTCGAAATAGCGATCGGGAACCGGCAGGCCCCGGCGCGTGATGGTCCACACTTCGATGCCGAGCGGTGCGGGCAAGGTTTGCAGGGTGAGTTCCGGCGTTAGGCCGAACGTCGATCCGCCGGGCAGGGGTCGCTCGGCGACTTGGCCGGCCGGGTCGAACCGCCAGGTCACCCGGCGTTCGGGGAGCGGATGCTCGATTCGGTGGGCGATGCCGATGGCGTCGGCCTGCTTGTCGAGTAAATGCGCCAAGGCGGTTTCAGTGGCGCGGGCGGTGGCGAAGCCGAAGTCGAAGAGATCGCCTTGGCGGTCGGCCAGGGGAGCCGTGGCGTCGACCCGGAGGGCGATCCGCATGACGGCCGCCTCGAAGGTGACGGTTTCGAGCGCGGCGCGGATGACCCGGAGCCAGGTTTTTCGGTCGGCGGTGGGGGTCGAGCACCGGACCGGGACGGCCACGATGGCTCGGTCGGCGAGCGAGAACTCGAGCCCGACCGCGTGGGCGCCTTCGCGCCGGACCGCCAGGGCGTCGGTGACGGTGCCGAGGAGCGAATTGACGATGAAGACGACCTGCTCCTGGTTCGACAATTCGTAGTCGACCCACTCGAGTTCCGCGCTCGGTAACTCTCGGGGGCGGGGACCGAAGATCGGGCGGGCATCGTCGGCCCGGGCCAGTTTCCAGATCCTCACGCCTTCGGCCCCGAACCGGACCTCGACGGATTGAGGATCGAGCCGGGCCAGGTCGCCGCAGTTCTCGATGCCGATGGCCGCGATCAGGGGATAGAGCCACCCCGGCGGTGGCGGATGGAGGACGCCCACGTCAAGCGGGGCCAGAAACGTCCGATCGGTACCCGGCGGCACCATGGTGATCCGCTCGTTACCGGTGCGGGCCGCGACTTCGGCGGCGATGGGCGTGTCGGCAATCCCGGCGTGAACCTCGGGGATATCGAGGAACTCGAAGCGTTCCAGCAACTGCCCGGCAATAGCCATTGCATCAAGCCCCCGGGCGTCGGCCCACACGATGCCTCGGCTGCACTCGAGCCGGATCCTGGGGGCACACTCAAGAGCGGCCGCGCCGATCTCAGTCGAGCGCGCCGCGTCGGTCGGCCACGCCGGGCTCGAGAGACAGACGAAGGTCATGGGCTTTGGCGGGGAGTGTAAACGTGGTGCGCTCGGACCATCCGGACGCTTTGGCAGTGACTTCGATGCTGACGGCATCGACCGCGGCCACCTCGCCGAAGGGGCCGATGGACCAGCGAAACCGGTCGACCAAAAACCGGGAGCTCAACCGAATGCTGGCGGTGAGGCCGCGATCGGTGAGGGCGACGAAGGCGCCTTGCCCTTCGTGGACCATTCGGGAGAGCCGGAGCATGGCGCTTTGGCCAGGGTCAATGCCGGAGAGGACGACCAGCGCGAAGCCGCCGGACCGGAGAAGGATTTCCGTGGCCCGAAGCGCCAGGTCCTGGTCGGCAGGCCGGACGACCAGCGGACCATCGGTCCAGCCGGGGCCGATGGTTCGGGCCCCGTCGATCCACGCCACTCGCTCGCCCCGATTGGCTACCCCTTGGCAGGCCGTCCGGAGGATGGCCGTGGCCCCCCCCGTTTTCGACTGCCATACCACCATCCGGCCCCGGGGTAGTCCGCCGTTTGGGAGGATCCGGTCGAGCGAAGCGAGCCCGGTTACGAGCGGAGGCGCCGACCGTTCAGGAAGGAGAACCGCGTTAGGGAAGCGCTCGACCAGGAGGCTTCGGAGGGCGGTGGCTCGGCTTGGGGCAACAGCGGCGGTCATCCGACAGCCTGATCAATGGGGGTCTATTGTAGCCCGAACAAACCCCGAATGTCAAGTACGCCGAGTGCCGAGTGCTATTTCCTCTTAGCCCGATAGAGGGAGTCGAGGACGTAGCGGAACAGCTCCACCGGCTGGGCGCCGATAATGAGGGAGCCGTCGATGTAGAACGTCGGGGTGCTTTGGGCTCCGCTCTTGACGGCGCCGTCGGCGTCGGCCTTGATCAGGGCGACGGTTTCTTGTTTTTCGAGGCAGGAGGCCATGGCGGGCTTGGGCAGCTTGAGTGAGTCGACCAAGGTCATCAGGAATGGCGCTGGGTTCTTGAGCGGGGCCCAGGTTTCCTGGTGCAGGAACAGGAGGTCGTGGGCCGACCAGAATTTGTCGAACTTGGCGGCGCACATCGCAAAGGCCGCGGCCGGTACGGCGTTCGGGTGAATCGACGTCAGCGGATAATTCACGAAGATCCAGCGGACCTTGCCGGTTTTCACGAACTCGTTCTCGATGGCCGGGAACGATTCCATCGCGTGACGCCGGCAGAAGGGGCACTGGAAATCCGACATCTCGTAGACGGTAATCGGGGCCGTTGGAGAGCCTTTGCTCCGCGCGGACATCGGGATCGGGCTTTGGGCGACGGCCGGTGCCGCGAGCGAGGCCAGGAGTACGGCCGCCAGAAGATTCGAACCCATATCAGTACCTCGGCCGTCGACGGCCGGTTTGAGGACTCAAGAACACCGTGTCGCCCGTGATCGCGACATTCCAGTACCACTGTCGATTCGGATCGGTCGGATCGATGGAATGGGCCGTAGCCCACCATCGTCCATTGGTCAGCGTGATGGTGGCCCAGCCGACCGCATCCGTGGTGTCGGCGACCGGGTTGGCAAAGACCCGTTCGCCCATCGAGCGAGTAATCAAAGAATAATCACGATAGACGCTGTCTTCCCACTGGCGCACCACCGCCCGGCTGGTTTCCATCGCGGGTCCGAGTTGTTCCCGGGCCCGGTCCAGTGCTGCCCGGGCGGCGGACAGCGATTCAGCTGCCGGGGCCATCGAACCGGCGGGCGCCCCGCCCGAGCGCAGGGAGTCGAGCCGGGCATTGGCCTTGAGATAGGCAATGAAAGGGGTCCGGAAGTCTAAGAACAGACTGTCGAGCTCCCGGGTCCTTGGGCGCGGCGCGGCCTTGGCCTCGAGCGCGGTCAGGATGCTGTCGCGATTATACGGAAGGAACGACACCACGAGACCGGGCACCGGCGTTTCTACGCCGTTCAAATCTGGAATACTGACTCGGATGGTGGCGGTTCGGGCCCTGCACGCGGTGGCCATGACCGCAACGACGACGAACGTGAGTGGCTTGATCAGTCCGTAACCACGTTGGGGAGGATGTATTTGAGCGGATCGACCGGGCGACCGTTGATATGGACTTCGTAGTGGAGATGCGGACCGGTCGAGAGCCCGGTGTTGCCGACGAGCGCGATCCGTTGACCCCGGCCGACTTTGGCACCCGCCGCCACCAAGACTCTGGAGGCATGAGCAAACTTGGTGACGACGCCGTACCCATGGTCGATCGTGACCACGTTTCCGTATCCAGTTTCCCAGCCCGCCGCCGTCACCACGCCGTTCGCGGGCGCCTCGATCGGCGTTCCGGCCGGGGCCGTGATGTCGACCCCCTCATGGGGGCGAGCGACGTGGAGGATTGGATGATCGCGCATGGCCGCAAAAGCACTGGACAACCACCCCTGGGTTGGTACGATCGACGGGGTGGCGCCGAGCCGTTCGGCATGCGCCGCCATGCTGTCGGCGGCTTCGCTGAAGGAGCGGGTCAGCAGGTTGGCTCGCCGAATCAACGCGCCGAGATCGACCCGGACTTCACTGGCCCGTTCGACCAAGACACTCGAACGTTCTTCGGTCGTGGCCACCGGCAGCGGACCGCCGATGCCGGCGGCGTGGACTTGCGGGTCGATCGGATCAAGATTGGCGAGGAGGCGCAGTTTGGAGTCGCGCTTCTCGAGCGAGGCCACGGAGTCGGAGAGGGTGCTCATCCGCCCCTGGATGATGCCGAGCTCGTGGGCCAGCCGGGCATTCTCGAGCGCCACGGCTTTGGCCCGCGCCATGTTGACGGTCTTCGCGACGGTGCCGTAGCCTAACAACAATGCAACCATCACCGCGGCGACCGCCAAGGTGCCGACGAGCTTGATTGCGGTGTGGGACACCTCGATGACGCGCGACGTGCTTGACCCTTGCGGCACGACAATGATAGTCCAGCGGCTCTTTTTCATCCGTGGCGATCGACCCCGAATTGACAACGTCCAGAACAGTGGCGTACTGAAAACGCTGGACAATAATGGCCCTCGTTCCGGGGGCTGTCAAGCGTCCGGTATCTGAACGCTAACTGATTGTTCGACAACGACTTGAAATGGGTCCCTAGGCCGGGTTCGGTTTCGGGAAAAGGATCGCCGGTCGGGCGATGGTAAGGCCTTGTATGACAGGGTTTTGAACAGTGGTCCATCGAATTGCAGTGAGGGGCTCCGTCTGGCCGAGACTCTGCCAGATCTCGGCCGCTTTGGCGGGGACAAAGGGCCCGACGAGCACGGTGATTCGCACCAGGGTCCGGGCCAGGGAGGCCAGGGCATCGTCCAAGGCCGACTGGTTTCCGGCCTTGGCCAGGCCCCAGGGTGCTGTTTGGGTGATGTCGAGATCGGCCGCCGCGATGATGGCCCAGATCGCGTCGAGGCCGCCTTTGAGGTCGAGTCGTTCCATGGCGGCCCGGTAGGCTGGGACGTGGTGGTCGATGACCTCTCGATCGAGCGACGTCGTTTCGCCAGTCGGCACCACACCGCCGCGATACTTCTCGATCATCGCCAAGGATCGGGCAACCAGGTTGCCGAGTCCGTCGGCCAGGTCGGAGGTATACCGAGCGTCGTAGCGTTCCCAGGTGAAATCACCATCAGCTTCGAAGCCGACTTCGCGCATCAAGAAATACCGGAGCGGATCGGCGCCGTAGCGATTGATGGCCTCATCGAGATTGACCGCGGTGCCGGCGGTCTTCGACATCTTGGCGCCGAGCCACTGCACGTAGCCGTGAGCCCACACCATTTTCGGCGGCGCGATGCCGGCGGCCAGGCACATGGCCGGCCAGAGCACGCAGTGGAACCGGGTGATGCCTTTGCCGATGATATGGAGGTCGGCCGGCCAGAGCCGTTGGTAGCCTGGTTCCGGGAATCCGGTGGCGGCGAGATAATTGATGACGGCGTCGAACCACACGTAGACCGTGTGACCCTCGCTGCCCGGGAAGGGAATACCCCAGGGCAGTCGCGACCGCGAGATCGAAATGTCCTGCAACCCGCCCTCCAGCAGGCGAAGGATCTCGTTCCGGCGGATTTCCGGTTCGACGGCCAACTCACCGCTGGTGATCAGCGCAAGGATTCGATCGCGGTAGGCCGAGAGCCGGAAGAAGTGGTTGGTCTCCTTGGTCGGGACCAGCGCCAAGGTTGGATGCTCGGCGCACTTGCCGTCGACGATCTGACTTTCGGTCTTGAAGTCTTCGCACCCGGTGCAGTACAGTCCTTCGTAGTCAGCGAGGAAGACGTCATCGGGACTTTTGGTGAGGATCCGGCTCAACAACGCGAGCACGGCTTGGGTGTGCCGGGGCTCGGTGGTGCGAATCCAGTCGTCGTTGCTGCACTCGAGCCGGTGCCAGTACCGAGTAAACCGCTCGGCCATTTGATCGACCCAGGCCTCCGGGGTGATCGCGTGTTTCGTGGACATTTCGATCACGCTTTGCGAGTTCTCGTCCATGCCCATGAGGAAATGGACGTCGTCGCCTTGGAGCCGGCGGTACCGCGCGATGGCGTCAGCGCCGATCTTCTCGAGGGCGTGGCCGAGGTGAGGATCGCCGTTGGAATAGTCGATGGCGGTGGTAAGGAAGTACTTGGCCACGTCAGGGCTCTGAGGATTCGGGCGGAGAATTGGGTTCGCCCGGGCCGGCACCGGGGCCGCGTCCCCGGCGGCGGCGGCGGCGCTTGGACCGTTTGGCCGCCTCATTCGGTTCGGCCGAGGCTGCCGCGGCGGCGGGTGGCGTTGGCGCGGGGAGCGGCGGCGCCGGCCGGGGCCGCCGCTCGGGGCGGGGCTCCGCCGCTCGCAGTGGCTCCGTTCGGGGTGGACGGGCAGGGCGTTCCCGCCGTTCTGCCGTTCGGGGGAGTGGTGCGGTCGGGATCGTCGGGGTCCCGGTGGTTGTCGGGGCTGGGGCGTCGCCCGCCGCAGCGATTTCCTCTTTGAGGTCAGCGAGCAGCACCGTCCGTGGCCCGTGCTCGTCGCTCCGGAGGAGGACCCGTTCCCGGAAGATGTCGATGGCAATCACCTTCTCGGTTCCGCGAGAGGTCCGAACGGCCTTGCCCTCCTTCGGGAATCGTTTCCGGGTTGCCACGTAAAACTCATGCTCGTATTTGAGGCAGCAGAGCAGTCGCCCGCACCCGCCTGAGATCTGGGCGGGGTTGAGTGAAAGATGCTGGTCCTTGGCAAGGGCCAAGCTGATCGGGTCGAGCGATCGGAGCCAAGTGGAGCAGCAATATTCTTTTCCGCAGCGGCCGACGCCGCCTAACCGGGCCGCTTCGTCGCGGACCCCGATTTGGCGGAGCTCGATCCGGGCCTTGAACGTGGTCGCGAGATCGCGGACCAAGTCCCGGAAGTCGACTCGTTTTTCGGAGGTGAAGTAGAAGGTGAGTTTTTTTCGGTCCCACTGCCACTCGGCATCCGACAATTTCATCTCGAGCTTGTGGTGCCGCACCCGCTCGACCGCCCGAATCCGGGTGCTATCCTCGGAGCGCCGGAGGTCATTGGCGGTCTTGATGTCGTCTTGACTGGCGACGCGGATGACCGGGCGAGAGGCCGTTGGGATGTCGCCGCCGACCGCGCAGCCGCTGCACCCGGAGGCGCACTTCTTGTCGGCGGTGTCGCCGATGACGCCGACGCGGCCGAAGTCGACGCCCCGGTCGGCCTCGACGATCACAGGCTGATGGAGGTGGAGCCGATCAGCGTCCTCGGGCCAGAGGAAGTAATCTTTGCGGTTGCCTTTGAACCGGACTTCGATCGTGGTGGGCATCAGGCTTCCGTGAAGGCCCCCATCGCCCCGTACTTGTCGGCCCGGCGCCGGATGAGCTTGTCGGGACGGACTTTGTGGAGTTCGGTGATGTGGCGGGCCAAGGCCGTGCGGAGCGACTCGCCGGTGGCCTCGGGATCTTGATGGGCGCCCCCCAGGGGCTCGGGGATGACTTCGTCGATGATCTTGAGCTTGAGCAGGTCGCTCGCGGTAATCTTGAGCGCTTCGGCGGCCCGCTCACGCTGGGTCGCATCCTTCCAGAGGATGGCCGCGCACCCCTCGGGTGTGATGACCGAATAGGTGGAGTGCTCGAACATCAGGACTCGGTCGGCAACCGCCAGCGCCAGGGCGCCGCCGGACCCTCCCTCGCCGATGATACAGGTGACGATCGGGGTCGGGAGCGAGGCCATTTCGAGGATGTTGGTGGCGAGCGCTTCCGATTGGCCCCGCTCCTCGGCGCCAATGCCGGGGTAGGCGCCCGGGGTATCGACCAGGGTAACGACCGGCGCGTGAAACCGGGCTGCCAGCTTCATCAGCCGGAGGGCTTTCCGATATCCCTCGGGGTGGGGCATTCCGAAGTTGCGTTTGATGTTCTCGCGGGTATCGCGGCCCTTCTGGTGGCCGATGACCATGACCGATTGACCGCGGAGCCGGGCCCAGCCCCCGACAATGGCGAGATCGTCGCGGTACAGCCGGTCGCCGTGGAGCTCGATGAAATCGGTGAAGATCGACCCGAGATAGTCCATGGTGGTCGGGCGCTTGGCGTGCCGCGCCACCAGCACCCGCTGGATCGGGGTCAGGTTCTGGTAGATCTCGTGTTTGAGCGTCGTCAGCTTGGCCTGGAGGGTGCCTAGCTCGGCGGCCATGTCGATCTGGCGGTCCTCGCCGACCCGTTGGAGTTCCTCGATCTGGCGATCGAGTTCCGCGAGTGGTTTTTCAAACTCCAGCGTGTAGAGACCCATGATGTCCTATCCGGCTCTGATCAGTCGTACGGCGTCGGCGCCGAGGAGCGTGCGGAGCGAAAGCACCAGTTCTTCGTTTGGGTTGACCCGGAGCCGGCGCGACCGGAGCTTGGCCGTTTCGCCGTTGCCGTCCGACCACTCAATATAGACCGGCGCGGGGCCCGCGTGTTCGGCGCAGAGGGCGGCGATGGCCCGGATCCCTTCCGCCGGGGGCGGGCTTGGCTGGCCCCACCGAATCGAGACCGCCACCGCGCCGCTCTTCCGAAAGTCGATCAGCGGCTTCGACGATTCCACTACAAACGGGGCGCGATCTTCGCCCCGGTCCCGCTGGCTGTACCCGCCGGTCAGCAACAGGCAGGCGTCCTCGAAGATGGCCTGGTTTTGTTGGGCCCACGCTTCGGGGAAGACAATGGCCTCGGCCGTGCCGTGAAAGTCCTCGAGCGTGAGCCGGGCGTACTCCTTGCCGGTCTTTTTGGAAATCTGCCGTTTGATGCTGGTCACCACCGCCCCGATGGTCACCTGTTGCTCGCTCCAGGTAAACAGGGTGGCCGTGGTTCGGGTGCCGAACAACTCGACTTCGCTCTTGAACGGCGCCAACGGGTGGCCGGAGATGAAGAAACCGATGATCTCCTTTTCGCGGGCCAACCGCTCGGCTTCCGGCCAGGGCGGGACGTCCGGGAGGGCGGTCGATTTGGGCTCGGCCTTCTGGGCTTCGGCGAAGAGCGACTCCTGGCCGGTCTCCTTTTCCTGATGGAGAAGTTGCGCTTCGCCGAGCACGGTGTCGAGGGCCGCCATCATTTGGCTTCGGTGGCCGGCCAGGGAGTCGCAGGCCCCCGCCGCGATCAACGACTCGATGACCCGCTTGTTGCAGAGCCGCAAGTCGATTCGGTTGCCCAGATCGTGGAGGGTCTCGAGCCGGTGGCCCTTCCGGGCCGCGATGATCGAATCAATGGCCCCCCGCCCGACGTTGCGGACGGCGCCAAGTCCGAAGCGGATCCGCTGGTCAGCGACGACGGTGAACTTGAAGCCGGATTCGTTGACGTCCGGGGCCAGGACCTCGATGCCCAGTTCGCGGGCCTCGTTGATGTATTGGACCACCTTGTCGGTGTCGCCGATTTCCGACGACAAGAGCGCCGCCATGAACTCCGCGGGATAGTGGGTCTTGAGCCAAGCGGTCTGGTACGAGAGAACCGAGTAGGCCACCGAGTGCGACTTGTTGAAGCCGTAGCGGCCGAAGGTCTTGATCTGCCCGGCCAAGTCGTCCATCAGCTTCTTCGGGTGGCCGAGGCCAATGCCCCGCTCGACGAATTTGGCCAGTTCCTTGTTGATGAGATCGGCGTCCTTCTTGCCCACGGCCTTCCGCAGCACGTCGGCTTCCGCGAGCGAGAAGCCGGCGAGGATGTTGGCGATCCGCATCACCTGCTCTTGATAGGTGATGACCCCGTAGGTCGGCTCGAGTACTTCCTTGAGGGACGGATGCGGATACGTCACCGTCTCCTGGCCGAGCTTCCGTTTGATGAAGACCAAGTGCATCCCGGTGTCGAGCGGGCCGGGGCGGAGCAGGGCGTTCGACGCCACCAAGTCGTCGAACCGATCGCACTTCATCTGGCGAAGGGTGTCGGTGGCGAGTGCCGATTCGAATTGGAAGACGCCGGCGGTGCGACCCTGCCGGAGCAAGGCGTAGACCGCGGGATCGTCGAGTGTGAGGGCTCCGATGTCGACGGCAATGCCATGGCGGTCGGCCACCAGCTTCACTGCGTCGTGGATCACCGTCAGGGTTCTCAACCCGAGGAGATCCATCTTCAGCATCCCGACTTTTTCGAGCGCCACCATGTCGTACTGGGTGATCATGGCGTGTTCGCCGTCGGCGGTCTGGCCGGCCCCCTTCGTGGGCGCGGTGCAGACCGGGACGTAGTTGGGCAACGGGCCCGGGGCGATGACCACCCCGGCCGCGTGGACCGATAGGTGGCGCGAAATACCCTCGATCCGGGAGGCCAGCTCCGCCATCCGGCCGTAGACCGGCATCGACTTGACCAGGGCGGACAGCTCAGGGACCTTTTCGAGCGCCTCCGCGATCGTCAGGCTGTAGGCGGGTCCGGAGGGGATCAATTTGGTGATCTTGTCGGCGTCGCCGGGGGGGACCTTGAGCACCCGGGCCACGTCCTTGATGGCTGCCCGGGCCTTCATGGTTCCAAAGGTGACGATCTGGCCGACGCTTTCTCGGCCGTACCGCTCCCGGACGTACTCGATCACTTCGCCGCGGCGTTCGAAGCAAAAGTCGACGTCGATGTCGGGCATCGACACCCGTTCCGGATTCAGGAACCGTTCGAACAGCAAATCGAACTTGAGCGGGTCGACGTCGGTGATGCGGAGGGCATAGGCCACCAGCGATCCGGCGGCTGAACCGCGGCCCGGCCCAACTGGGATACCCCGCTCCCGGGCGGCGGCAATGAAGTCCTGGACGATCAGGAAGTAGCCCGAGTACCCGGCCTTGGTGATGACTCCAAGCTCGTAGGCAAGCCGTTCCTCGACCGGCGGGGGCAGCGGCGTCCCATAGCGGTCGCCGGCACCCTTGCGCGCCAGGTCGGACAGGAGGACGTCATCGTCGGCATACTCGGCGGGGCGAGGAAAGCTTGGAAGGAAATACCGTTTCTCGAAATCGAACTCGCAGAGGTCGGCCACCCGCTGGGTGTTGTCGATGGCGTCCGGATACTCCTTGAAGAGCTTCCGCATCTCGGCTTCGCTCTTGACGTACGATTCCTGGCCGGTAAAGCGGAATCGTTTCGGATCGTCGAGGTCGGCGCCGGTTCCGATTGCGAGCAAGACGTCGTGCGCCTCTGCGTCATCGCGCTTTAAATAGTGGGCGTCGTTGGTGGCGACGACCGGAAGGCCCAACTCGCGGGACAACTCGATCATGCCGTCGAGGACGACCTTCTCTTCCGGAATGCCATGATCCTGGATTTCGAGCCAGAAGCCCTCGGGCCCGAACAGCTTGGCAAACCACTGGGCGCTTCGTTTGGCTTCCTCGTACCGCTGCTGGCGGAGCCCATAGGCCACCTCGCCGGAGAGGCAGGCGGCTAGGCAAATGATGCCCTCGGCGTGCTGCTCGAGGACTTCTTTGTCGATCCGGGGGCGGCGGTAGAAGCCCTCGGTGTAGCCGATGGAGGTTAGCTTGATCAGATTCTGGTAGCCGACCTTGTTCTTGGCGAGCAGGACCAGGTGGCTGTAATGGGCCGGGGCATCCGGCGGCTTCTGCCCCGAGCGCCGATCGCCGTAGGCCAGGTAGGCCTCGAAGCCGAGAATCGGCCGGACCTTGTTGGCTTTGCAGGTTTCGTAGAAGTTCCAGGCGCCGTGCATGTTGCCATGGTCGGTCAGGCCGACGCTGTCCATGCCCAGGCTCTTGATGTATTGGACCAGTTCGGGGATCTGGTTGGCCCCATCGAGCAACGAGTATTCGCTGTGGGTATGCAGGTGGGCAAAGGCCATCGAGACTCCATCGGCGGCCAGCGGGCCACCGAAATCTGACAGGTGCGGGGCCCCTTCGATCGGCTCCGAACGCGGAACCGGTCAGGGGACCGTATCAATACCGTGTCGCTCGGATGATGGCTAGCCGGTCGGCCCCGTCCTTGCCGAGATTGGGTTGCCCCAAGCGACAGGCCGGGAAGGTATCCGTTCCCGGTGGCGTTGTCAAAAGACGTTGTCAGTCAATGGTTTACGCGGTTACGAAAGGGAGGGGCAATGGGTCGATCCGGGGCAG contains:
- a CDS encoding M23 family metallopeptidase, giving the protein MKKSRWTIIVVPQGSSTSRVIEVSHTAIKLVGTLAVAAVMVALLLGYGTVAKTVNMARAKAVALENARLAHELGIIQGRMSTLSDSVASLEKRDSKLRLLANLDPIDPQVHAAGIGGPLPVATTEERSSVLVERASEVRVDLGALIRRANLLTRSFSEAADSMAAHAERLGATPSIVPTQGWLSSAFAAMRDHPILHVARPHEGVDITAPAGTPIEAPANGVVTAAGWETGYGNVVTIDHGYGVVTKFAHASRVLVAAGAKVGRGQRIALVGNTGLSTGPHLHYEVHINGRPVDPLKYILPNVVTD
- a CDS encoding methionine--tRNA ligase, coding for MRRPNGPSAAAAAGDAAPVPARANPILRPNPQSPDVAKYFLTTAIDYSNGDPHLGHALEKIGADAIARYRRLQGDDVHFLMGMDENSQSVIEMSTKHAITPEAWVDQMAERFTRYWHRLECSNDDWIRTTEPRHTQAVLALLSRILTKSPDDVFLADYEGLYCTGCEDFKTESQIVDGKCAEHPTLALVPTKETNHFFRLSAYRDRILALITSGELAVEPEIRRNEILRLLEGGLQDISISRSRLPWGIPFPGSEGHTVYVWFDAVINYLAATGFPEPGYQRLWPADLHIIGKGITRFHCVLWPAMCLAAGIAPPKMVWAHGYVQWLGAKMSKTAGTAVNLDEAINRYGADPLRYFLMREVGFEADGDFTWERYDARYTSDLADGLGNLVARSLAMIEKYRGGVVPTGETTSLDREVIDHHVPAYRAAMERLDLKGGLDAIWAIIAAADLDITQTAPWGLAKAGNQSALDDALASLARTLVRITVLVGPFVPAKAAEIWQSLGQTEPLTAIRWTTVQNPVIQGLTIARPAILFPKPNPA
- a CDS encoding stage 0 sporulation protein; translated protein: MPTTIEVRFKGNRKDYFLWPEDADRLHLHQPVIVEADRGVDFGRVGVIGDTADKKCASGCSGCAVGGDIPTASRPVIRVASQDDIKTANDLRRSEDSTRIRAVERVRHHKLEMKLSDAEWQWDRKKLTFYFTSEKRVDFRDLVRDLATTFKARIELRQIGVRDEAARLGGVGRCGKEYCCSTWLRSLDPISLALAKDQHLSLNPAQISGGCGRLLCCLKYEHEFYVATRKRFPKEGKAVRTSRGTEKVIAIDIFRERVLLRSDEHGPRTVLLADLKEEIAAAGDAPAPTTTGTPTIPTAPLPRTAERRERPARPPRTEPLRAAEPRPERRPRPAPPLPAPTPPAAAAASAEPNEAAKRSKRRRRRRGRGPGAGPGEPNSPPESSEP
- a CDS encoding acetyl-CoA carboxylase carboxyltransferase subunit alpha; the encoded protein is MGLYTLEFEKPLAELDRQIEELQRVGEDRQIDMAAELGTLQAKLTTLKHEIYQNLTPIQRVLVARHAKRPTTMDYLGSIFTDFIELHGDRLYRDDLAIVGGWARLRGQSVMVIGHQKGRDTRENIKRNFGMPHPEGYRKALRLMKLAARFHAPVVTLVDTPGAYPGIGAEERGQSEALATNILEMASLPTPIVTCIIGEGGSGGALALAVADRVLMFEHSTYSVITPEGCAAILWKDATQRERAAEALKITASDLLKLKIIDEVIPEPLGGAHQDPEATGESLRTALARHITELHKVRPDKLIRRRADKYGAMGAFTEA
- a CDS encoding DNA polymerase III subunit alpha, which produces MAFAHLHTHSEYSLLDGANQIPELVQYIKSLGMDSVGLTDHGNMHGAWNFYETCKANKVRPILGFEAYLAYGDRRSGQKPPDAPAHYSHLVLLAKNKVGYQNLIKLTSIGYTEGFYRRPRIDKEVLEQHAEGIICLAACLSGEVAYGLRQQRYEEAKRSAQWFAKLFGPEGFWLEIQDHGIPEEKVVLDGMIELSRELGLPVVATNDAHYLKRDDAEAHDVLLAIGTGADLDDPKRFRFTGQESYVKSEAEMRKLFKEYPDAIDNTQRVADLCEFDFEKRYFLPSFPRPAEYADDDVLLSDLARKGAGDRYGTPLPPPVEERLAYELGVITKAGYSGYFLIVQDFIAAARERGIPVGPGRGSAAGSLVAYALRITDVDPLKFDLLFERFLNPERVSMPDIDVDFCFERRGEVIEYVRERYGRESVGQIVTFGTMKARAAIKDVARVLKVPPGDADKITKLIPSGPAYSLTIAEALEKVPELSALVKSMPVYGRMAELASRIEGISRHLSVHAAGVVIAPGPLPNYVPVCTAPTKGAGQTADGEHAMITQYDMVALEKVGMLKMDLLGLRTLTVIHDAVKLVADRHGIAVDIGALTLDDPAVYALLRQGRTAGVFQFESALATDTLRQMKCDRFDDLVASNALLRPGPLDTGMHLVFIKRKLGQETVTYPHPSLKEVLEPTYGVITYQEQVMRIANILAGFSLAEADVLRKAVGKKDADLINKELAKFVERGIGLGHPKKLMDDLAGQIKTFGRYGFNKSHSVAYSVLSYQTAWLKTHYPAEFMAALLSSEIGDTDKVVQYINEARELGIEVLAPDVNESGFKFTVVADQRIRFGLGAVRNVGRGAIDSIIAARKGHRLETLHDLGNRIDLRLCNKRVIESLIAAGACDSLAGHRSQMMAALDTVLGEAQLLHQEKETGQESLFAEAQKAEPKSTALPDVPPWPEAERLAREKEIIGFFISGHPLAPFKSEVELFGTRTTATLFTWSEQQVTIGAVVTSIKRQISKKTGKEYARLTLEDFHGTAEAIVFPEAWAQQNQAIFEDACLLLTGGYSQRDRGEDRAPFVVESSKPLIDFRKSGAVAVSIRWGQPSPPPAEGIRAIAALCAEHAGPAPVYIEWSDGNGETAKLRSRRLRVNPNEELVLSLRTLLGADAVRLIRAG